The Trinickia caryophylli genomic sequence ACGTCACGATCGAGTTGGCAAAGCTGACCGGCCCCGGTCCCAGCGTGAAATGGGCGTAAGCGGGCAATACGGACGGGCTGCCGTTATGCCCTTGCGCGAGAGTCGGCTGCACACCGTCGAACACCACATTGTCGAGCGTAATCTCGAGCGGCTTCTCGACGCCGTTTGCGGCGTACCCCGAGAACGTCACCTGGCTGCCCGCTGAAGCGGCGCTGCCGAGATCGCGAAAGCCGCTGATGACGACGCCGGTAAAGCTCGGATACAGCGAGCCCTTGGCCGAACTGTAGTAGGGATCGAACACGAGCGGCTGATGAACGTTGCGCATGCAGACGTTTTCGTAGCGCACATTGCGCACCACCCCGCCGCGCGACGAATCCGACTTGATACGCAGGCCGTTTCCATTGGGGCTGTCGTGTCCGTCCATCGTCAAGTCCGTGACGAGGACGTTACTGACGCCCGAGTTCGTCTCGCTGCCAATCGACATGCCGTGCCCATAGTAGAAATGGTTATGGGCAAAGACCAGATTTTGGCTGACAGGCGCCTTGCTCGCCTTGACCGCAACGTGATCGTCGCCCGTACTGATGTAGGAATAGGCGAGCAGAACGTTGCTCGACTGACCAGGATCGAAACCATCGGTGTTCTTGACGGTATCTGGCGTAAAGCAGGTAGCGGGCGTACGTACATCAGGGGTGGTGCCGCTCGGGCATGCGTAACCCGCCTTCGTGTACTCGAGACTGGGCGAGAGAATCTTGATTCCCCAAGCGGTGGCGCCGGCCACACTATCGATCACTATGTGAAAGTTCGGCGAGTTTTCGAGCGTGATGCCGTGAAGCGTGAAGGCCGCTCCCTTCGAAACCTGCACAAGACGAGGATTCTGCTGATTGAGGCCCGCCGACTTGTTCTGATAAGCGACGTCCCACCAACTGCGCTTGCCCGCGTTAGGCCCGCTGGTCAGCAGGCTACCGCCGCGACCATCGATCACGCCTTCCCCGACAATTCCACTACCCGTCGTATTGCTCGCGAGAATCAACGGATTGCACGACTTGGTCTTCGCAACCGTTGCCGTACCGCAGGTTCCCACGCCATTGTCGTAGTTGGCCGGGTTGCGCGACGCGAAAAGCGTGACGCCGCGGTCGATCCATAACGTCACGCCTGACTTGAGTTGCAGCGGACCGCTGAGAAAACCGGATTCGCCGGCATAGCCCATCGTCAATTTGACCGCCTGCCCAGCCGGGCAAGCATCAATCGCTGCCTGGATGCGCGCGGTATCCGGTTGCGAATTCGCTGGATCGGCGTCCAGTGTATCGACGGACCCGTCGACGGGCATCAGCTTCGCCTGCAAAGGCGTGCCGCAGACCACCGTGGGCCACGCCGGCTCGCTGACGGTGCCCCATTGCGTCGTGACATCCGACTGCGGGCCAATCTGCGACGGGCTGGTCACAGGCGTCGGGACAACGGGCAGCGTTTTATGGTGTTTCTTCGAGGTGTGCGCATAGCACGAAAAGGCGGTAATAAGAGCTGCAATGCCGATAACGGCATGCGATGCACGACGGGGCTTCAAGTTGTTTTCCTGGACTGTCAAAGATCTGCGTATATTCAAGACAAAACTGAACGCCTCGCGTCGACACGTGCTTCGCGAGGCCATCGATTCAGCCATACCTCGATAGCGCCCGAGCCTTTTGGCGACGGCCTCCCGTCCGACTGGACGGCAAACGTTTGCCAAAAGGCTTGCGAGAGACTGCCCTTCGAGGGACGGTGGAGCAATCTTCGGCGGCTACCGAGCGGTAAGTGCCGGAACGCAGCGAAAAAGTTGCGGAAGGCCCGAAGAAAAGGAAGCGGCAAAATGCCGAAGGGCGGTCCCGGCACTTCAATCACTGCCGAGCGCCTCAAATCCCCTACGCACCGATTCAACGCACCAATCCGACGCGGATTCGCTTTGACAGGAGTACGAGAACGCGTCGTCCTCTTCGAGGAGAGTCAGTAGCCAATAAGCTGATCCTCAGCCGACGGCCTAAAAGAAAAAGCCCCGCAAGTCCGTGAACTTGCGGGGCTTTCTACTGCATTCTGGCGGAAAGGGTGGGATTCGAACCCACGATACGGTATAACCGTATACCGGATTTCGAGTCCGGCGCATTCGACCACTCTGCCACCTTTCCGTCTTCTAGAACGGTGCTCCGCAACGATGAAATCCGTGCTGCACCGCTCTGCTCACCAAGCTGGTCGCTGTTTGGCGAAGCGAAGATTATAGAACATCCTTCACAGCATTCCAAGCTTTTTTTGCCGACTGCATCGGCAGGTCGCCGGCCAAGCTCAGGCTACCTTCAAGCCCCTCAGGCCGCCGGTCCGAGCCGCTCCGCCCCGCCGAGATACGGGCGCAGCGCAGCCGGCACCGTGACCGAGCCGTCGGCATTCTGGAAGTTCTCGAGCACGGCCACGAGCGTGCGGCCCACCGCGAGCCCCGAGCCGTTGAGCGTGTGCACGAGTTCGGGCTTGCCTTGCGCGTTGCGATAGCGCGCCTGCATGCGGCGCGCCTGGAATGCTTCGGTGTTGGAGCAGCTGGAAATCTCGCGATAGGTGTTTTGCGCCGGCAGCCAGACCTCCAGGTCGTAGGTCTTCGCCGCCGAAAAACCCATGTCGCCCGTGCACAGCGTAATGACGCGGTACGGCAGCTCGAGCTTCTGCAAGATCGCCTCGGCATGCGAGACCATCTGCTCGAGCGCGTCATACGACGTCTCGGGCGCGACGATCTGCACCATCTCGACCTTGTCGAACTGATGCTGACGGATCATGCCGCGCGTATCGCGGCCGTACGCACCCGCCTCCGAGCGGAAGCACGGCGAATGCGCAGTCAGTTTCACGGGCAGCGCACCGGCCTCGAGAATGCTCTCGCGCACAGTGTTCGTGAGCGAAATCTCGGACGTCGAAATCAGATACTGCGTCACGAC encodes the following:
- a CDS encoding glycoside hydrolase family 28 protein, which codes for MTSPSQIGPQSDVTTQWGTVSEPAWPTVVCGTPLQAKLMPVDGSVDTLDADPANSQPDTARIQAAIDACPAGQAVKLTMGYAGESGFLSGPLQLKSGVTLWIDRGVTLFASRNPANYDNGVGTCGTATVAKTKSCNPLILASNTTGSGIVGEGVIDGRGGSLLTSGPNAGKRSWWDVAYQNKSAGLNQQNPRLVQVSKGAAFTLHGITLENSPNFHIVIDSVAGATAWGIKILSPSLEYTKAGYACPSGTTPDVRTPATCFTPDTVKNTDGFDPGQSSNVLLAYSYISTGDDHVAVKASKAPVSQNLVFAHNHFYYGHGMSIGSETNSGVSNVLVTDLTMDGHDSPNGNGLRIKSDSSRGGVVRNVRYENVCMRNVHQPLVFDPYYSSAKGSLYPSFTGVVISGFRDLGSAASAGSQVTFSGYAANGVEKPLEITLDNVVFDGVQPTLAQGHNGSPSVLPAYAHFTLGPGPVSFANSIVTSTANDVTVSGSPGNAVPVDCSCAFVPLKSVLPDSPI